In a single window of the Equus quagga isolate Etosha38 chromosome 7, UCLA_HA_Equagga_1.0, whole genome shotgun sequence genome:
- the CETN3 gene encoding centrin-3, which yields MSLTLRNELVVDKTKRKKRRELSEEQKQEIKDAFELFDTDKDEAIDYHELKVAMRALGFDVKKADVLKILKDYDREATGKITFEDFNEVVTDWILERDPHEEILKAFKLFDDDDSGKISLRNLRRVARELGENMSDEELRAMIEEFDKDGDGEINQEEFIAIMTGDI from the exons ATGAGTTTAACTCTGAG AAATGAGCTTGTAGTagacaaaacaaagaggaaaaaaagaagagaactctctgaagaacagaaacaggaaattaaaGATGCTTTTGAACTATTTGACACAGACAAAGATGAAGCAATAGATTATCATGAATTAAAG GTGGCAATGAGAGCCTTGGGATTTGATGTGAAAAAAGCTGATGTACTGAAGATTCTTAAAGATTATGACAGAGAAGCCACAGGGAAAATCACCTTTGAAGATTTTAATGAAGTTG tGACAGACTGGATATTGGAAAGagatccacatgaagaaatattGAAGGCATTTAAACtatttgatgatgatgattcaGGTAAAATAAGCTTGAGAAACTTGCGACGTGTTGCCAGAGAATTGGGTGAAAACATGAGTGATGAAGAACTTCGGGCTATGATAGAAGAATTTGATAAAGATGGTGATGGAGAAA TAAATCAAGAGGAGTTCATTGCTATTATGACTGGTGACATTTAA